The following are from one region of the Bacteroidota bacterium genome:
- a CDS encoding family 16 glycosylhydrolase, whose product MLKYKLLGLLFLGLAFSAIGQNVTFRVDMRNENVAGQVRLTGGFVDWYDGMLEMSDLNNDDVYEITLQLLPGQYEYKFLNGNWSGTELLTSPTAAYCTKSSNGNTNRILQLGQNDTILPVVCFDSCMACGPFTAPAVVNVTYQVDMTALGSGATYVTGNSLDNWCGNCILMSDVNNDLIYEVTRPLAPGMHEFKYTRNGWTTAEAFSPGAPCTVTNFNFTNRSVYVPMGAGAITLPASPWNGCPPHDVNMYLEVDMSQTVVAPAGVFVAGNFNNWSTTASPLKDLGHGIWGINVVAKAGDSLRYHFLNGATAEVVPVACNDGNGERLQIVPDATPRMAAECFGGCGPCQDARYLLWSDEFDGPNIDASKWNYDIGNGVGGWGNTEQQFYTASPDNASIVNGNLEITARLQSLSGFSYTSARMTTRGKGDFTYGRIEASLKSPKTQAIWPAFWLLPTDQVYGGWPSSGEIDVFELIGSAPDRAHGTIHYGPAPGAGHFMDGSYYDLPGADDYADGFHVYAIEWEPNEIRWYMDSVLYHSVSPWEISPADWPFDQNMHILLNVAVGGYWPGYPNGSTQLPQTMTVEYVRVYSSTPLATTEPTVEPMLQVYPNPSNGTFQLDLGIEPKGAVSMAVLDLQGRVVLTQNLRTRQSSFELKDQAAGIYFLRVDGQKGNVIKKLVLVD is encoded by the coding sequence ATGTTGAAGTATAAGCTGTTGGGTTTGTTGTTTTTGGGCTTGGCATTCAGTGCCATCGGGCAGAATGTTACTTTCAGGGTCGACATGCGCAATGAGAATGTCGCAGGTCAAGTGCGCCTCACTGGAGGCTTTGTAGACTGGTATGATGGCATGCTCGAAATGAGCGACCTGAACAACGACGATGTCTATGAAATCACCCTGCAGCTTCTCCCCGGCCAATACGAATACAAATTTCTGAATGGAAATTGGTCAGGCACAGAACTTTTGACGAGCCCGACGGCTGCTTATTGCACCAAAAGCTCGAATGGCAATACCAACCGAATCTTGCAACTCGGGCAAAATGATACGATTTTGCCAGTCGTCTGCTTCGATTCCTGCATGGCTTGCGGCCCATTCACGGCACCCGCTGTAGTGAACGTCACCTATCAAGTCGACATGACGGCCTTGGGCAGTGGCGCAACGTATGTCACGGGCAACAGCCTCGACAACTGGTGTGGCAACTGCATCCTCATGTCGGACGTCAACAATGACCTCATTTACGAAGTAACCCGCCCATTGGCCCCTGGCATGCATGAATTCAAGTACACGCGCAATGGTTGGACGACTGCTGAAGCCTTCTCTCCTGGTGCGCCTTGTACGGTCACCAATTTCAATTTCACGAATCGCTCGGTGTACGTGCCCATGGGTGCGGGTGCCATTACGCTCCCCGCCTCCCCCTGGAACGGCTGCCCCCCACACGATGTCAATATGTACTTGGAGGTCGACATGAGCCAAACTGTCGTTGCACCAGCCGGCGTGTTTGTTGCCGGAAATTTCAACAATTGGAGTACGACCGCCTCGCCACTCAAGGACCTTGGGCATGGAATCTGGGGCATCAATGTCGTCGCCAAAGCGGGAGACAGCCTGCGGTATCATTTCCTGAACGGCGCGACGGCAGAAGTCGTGCCTGTCGCATGCAATGATGGCAATGGCGAACGCCTGCAAATTGTACCTGACGCGACGCCGCGCATGGCTGCAGAATGCTTTGGTGGTTGCGGTCCATGCCAGGATGCGCGCTACCTCCTTTGGTCAGATGAGTTTGACGGCCCCAACATCGATGCCAGCAAATGGAATTATGACATCGGAAACGGTGTCGGGGGCTGGGGCAATACCGAGCAGCAGTTTTACACGGCAAGCCCTGACAATGCCAGCATTGTCAACGGCAATCTTGAAATTACCGCTCGCTTGCAAAGCCTTTCCGGCTTTTCCTACACCTCTGCACGCATGACGACGCGTGGAAAGGGCGATTTCACTTACGGACGCATCGAAGCAAGTTTGAAATCTCCCAAAACCCAGGCGATATGGCCCGCTTTCTGGTTGTTGCCCACCGATCAAGTTTATGGCGGATGGCCCAGCAGTGGAGAAATTGATGTTTTTGAGCTCATCGGCAGTGCCCCGGACCGTGCCCATGGCACGATTCACTACGGCCCCGCACCGGGTGCAGGACACTTCATGGATGGCAGCTATTACGATCTGCCAGGCGCAGACGACTACGCAGATGGTTTCCATGTTTATGCGATCGAATGGGAACCCAATGAAATTCGCTGGTACATGGACTCGGTGTTGTATCACTCGGTGAGCCCATGGGAGATTTCTCCTGCCGATTGGCCTTTTGACCAGAACATGCACATCCTCCTCAATGTTGCGGTGGGCGGCTATTGGCCCGGCTACCCCAATGGCAGCACGCAATTGCCGCAAACGATGACGGTCGAGTATGTGCGGGTCTACAGTTCTACACCCTTGGCGACCACCGAACCCACGGTCGAGCCAATGCTGCAGGTCTACCCCAATCCCTCCAACGGCACTTTCCAATTGGACTTGGGAATCGAACCCAAGGGCGCTGTCAGCATGGCAGTTTTGGATTTGCAGGGGCGTGTTGTGCTCACTCAAAACCTGCGTACGCGGCAATCTAGTTTTGAGCTGAAGGATCAAGCCGCCGGGATCTACTTTTTGCGGGTAGATGGTCAGAAAGGCAATGTGATCAAGAAATTGGTGCTGGTCGATTGA
- a CDS encoding T9SS type A sorting domain-containing protein: MKKLLLLVPLFLFGFAHGQALAPPIDFESGTISYTWTDFGGGVATVINNPQSSGINTSTKVGQMVKNAPEVWAGSYLQMTNPIDFSVNKIWKMKVYSPRVGARVLFKVENISNGAVFFEREDTSTVANAWEELTFDFSAINTSNSYQKIVLIWDLGVAGNGSANFTFLFDDIQLISSGGPLLTQIDLPVTFDVPTVDYTMTDFGNNATVVGADPLNSLNNVGITTKGLAAQTWAGTTISTGLGFVNPIPFAINNTVVSARIWSPDAGIPIRLKVEDHTNNTITCETETMTTVAGGWDTLLFDFSLPVANTAALNLSNTYDLMSIFFNFGTDGNTAGVKVYYFDDVMFGAPVMPLDQIDLPITFEGTTTDYTMTDFGGNTSQVIVDPNNSLNHIAETIKGITAPTWSGTTISTPMGLATAIPFTITDTKMSVKVWSPDAGIQVRLKAEDHTNPTRSVETEATTTVANAWETLVFDFSNEAPGTAALNLTYTFDMVSIFFNFGVDGATAGSKTYFFDDVMFGAPANPLMQIDLPITFEDSMVDYTMTDFGGNASQVIVDPTDSLNHVGETIKGAGAQSWAGTTISTPSGLATAIPFTMMETFISVRVWSPDAGIQIRLKAEDHLNNTITVETEKTTTVAGGWETLVFDFSNEVTGTPALNLSNTYDLLSIFFNFGVDGATAGQKTYYFDDVEFGNLVAVERPELVGLQYYPNPTTGGFRIQAEQAMESIQVFDVMGKLVYQQKADANQVALDLSALHAGVYLVAVQSKEAFSSFNVVKY, from the coding sequence ATGAAAAAGCTTCTACTTCTAGTTCCTTTGTTTTTGTTTGGATTTGCCCATGGTCAGGCATTGGCACCGCCGATCGACTTTGAGTCGGGTACGATTTCGTATACCTGGACAGATTTCGGGGGCGGTGTAGCCACAGTGATCAACAACCCACAATCATCGGGCATCAATACCAGCACCAAAGTGGGGCAGATGGTAAAAAATGCGCCTGAGGTTTGGGCAGGCAGCTATCTGCAAATGACCAATCCGATCGACTTCTCCGTGAACAAGATTTGGAAAATGAAGGTCTATTCGCCCCGTGTAGGTGCAAGGGTGCTGTTCAAGGTGGAAAACATCAGCAATGGAGCCGTTTTCTTTGAGCGTGAAGACACGTCGACTGTGGCGAATGCCTGGGAAGAGCTCACTTTTGACTTTTCGGCCATTAACACTTCGAATTCCTACCAAAAAATTGTCCTCATTTGGGATCTGGGTGTGGCCGGCAACGGTAGCGCGAACTTCACTTTCCTTTTTGACGACATTCAGCTCATCAGCAGTGGTGGTCCATTGTTGACGCAAATCGATCTTCCTGTGACATTTGACGTGCCAACGGTGGATTACACGATGACCGATTTTGGCAACAACGCTACGGTTGTCGGTGCTGACCCGCTCAATTCGCTCAACAATGTTGGGATCACCACCAAGGGACTTGCCGCACAAACGTGGGCTGGAACAACCATCAGCACGGGTTTGGGATTTGTAAATCCGATTCCATTTGCAATCAACAATACGGTAGTATCCGCGCGTATTTGGTCACCTGATGCAGGCATTCCGATCCGCCTCAAAGTCGAAGACCACACCAACAACACGATCACTTGCGAGACAGAAACGATGACGACTGTGGCTGGCGGATGGGATACGTTGCTGTTTGACTTCAGCCTGCCTGTGGCGAATACTGCCGCACTCAACCTGAGCAACACCTACGACTTGATGTCGATCTTCTTCAACTTTGGTACCGACGGAAATACTGCCGGCGTCAAAGTCTACTACTTCGACGATGTCATGTTTGGTGCTCCGGTGATGCCGCTTGATCAAATCGATCTGCCGATCACTTTTGAAGGGACAACCACCGACTACACGATGACCGATTTTGGAGGAAATACCTCGCAAGTGATCGTCGATCCCAACAATTCCCTGAATCACATTGCCGAGACGATCAAAGGTATCACTGCCCCGACCTGGTCCGGTACCACGATCAGCACACCGATGGGGTTGGCCACTGCCATTCCATTTACCATCACCGATACCAAGATGTCCGTGAAGGTTTGGTCACCCGATGCAGGCATCCAAGTGCGTCTGAAAGCCGAAGACCACACGAATCCGACCCGCTCCGTCGAGACGGAAGCCACCACAACGGTTGCCAATGCTTGGGAAACACTTGTTTTTGACTTCAGCAATGAAGCTCCCGGTACGGCCGCACTGAATCTGACCTATACCTTCGACATGGTCTCGATCTTCTTCAACTTTGGTGTCGATGGCGCTACTGCCGGTTCCAAAACCTACTTCTTTGACGATGTCATGTTTGGTGCACCCGCCAATCCGCTGATGCAGATCGACCTTCCAATCACATTTGAGGACTCGATGGTGGACTACACGATGACCGATTTTGGAGGCAATGCCTCACAGGTGATCGTCGATCCCACCGATTCCCTGAACCATGTTGGTGAAACGATCAAAGGCGCGGGTGCCCAGTCTTGGGCCGGCACCACGATCAGCACCCCGAGCGGTTTGGCCACGGCCATTCCATTCACGATGATGGAGACTTTCATTTCTGTACGTGTATGGTCGCCCGATGCAGGAATTCAAATCCGCCTCAAGGCCGAGGATCACCTCAACAATACGATCACGGTCGAAACGGAAAAGACCACGACGGTGGCTGGCGGTTGGGAAACATTGGTCTTCGATTTTTCCAATGAAGTGACTGGAACTCCAGCGCTGAATCTCAGCAATACCTACGACCTGTTGTCGATCTTCTTCAATTTTGGTGTCGACGGCGCCACGGCTGGCCAAAAGACCTACTATTTTGATGACGTGGAATTCGGCAATCTTGTCGCTGTCGAACGTCCAGAACTCGTTGGCCTTCAGTATTATCCCAACCCCACCACGGGTGGCTTTCGGATTCAGGCAGAGCAGGCCATGGAGTCGATCCAAGTCTTTGATGTCATGGGCAAGCTGGTGTATCAACAAAAGGCAGATGCCAACCAAGTTGCCCTCGACCTGAGTGCGCTGCACGCTGGCGTATATCTGGTTGCTGTGCAATCAAAAGAAGCTTTCAGCAGCTTTAATGTTGTGAAGTATTAA
- a CDS encoding glycoside hydrolase family 3 C-terminal domain-containing protein, which translates to MHKVRSGASSPRKMPISWVTLSAFALVMTIGCKGIEPSTQVENQAYQDGPLSRYDKQVEQVLSQMSLEEKAGQMTQVTLEMLLQRDGNGKIKLPAAFDQMKLDSALGIYRVGSILNNVGHTMDLPTWHRLLKEIHAYKTPAGRPKLPVLYGVDAIHGANYTVGATLFPQEIGLAATWDPRFAAQCGMVTAYETRASGIPWNFSPVLDLGRQPLWSRIFETFGEDVFLAKAMATAIVKGYQGDSLGADSEKVAACLKHFVGYSMPLSGKDRTPAWISDRQLKEYFLPVFQAGIDAGAQTIMINSGEINGIPVHANYDLLTTTLRGKMGFKGFTVSDWEDVKMLHSVHRVAATEREAVKMAVMAGMDMSMVPLQFDFATYLVDLVRKGEVPESRLDEAVRRILTVKFKLGLFDDPLPNLDGFGKFASKEFADIALNAARESVTLLKNDNAVLPLSKTSRVLVAGPGAHSLNALNGAWTHTWQGEETRFNTAGKSTVFEAMRTIGGPANVTLLDMSFADSAAPAIATAAAQADVIVLCIGEKPSTEKPGDIVSLDLSQAQQALVQEAARTGKPIVLVLLEGRPRIISAIEPLAKGVVMAYLPGDEGGQAIAEVLYGIINPSGKLPYTYPRYTGDLIHDDYKTSETRDPQFGNNAIRPQYRFGEGMSYTQFGYSELLVNKTTVGALDSVMISVQVTNTGNRAGKEVVQLYVRDEYASITPSARRLRGFDKVSLQPGESKLVLFMLDRKDLAFVDRDNRWRVEPGDFTVMIGPLSKRFQAAWDWNEGEK; encoded by the coding sequence ATGCACAAAGTACGCTCAGGCGCTTCCTCTCCGCGTAAAATGCCCATAAGTTGGGTAACGTTGTCTGCCTTCGCTTTGGTGATGACGATCGGCTGCAAGGGCATCGAACCCAGCACGCAAGTTGAAAACCAGGCCTATCAAGACGGCCCCCTTTCCCGTTATGACAAGCAGGTCGAGCAAGTGCTTTCCCAAATGAGCTTGGAGGAAAAGGCAGGTCAAATGACACAGGTGACGCTGGAAATGCTGCTGCAAAGGGATGGTAACGGCAAGATCAAATTGCCGGCGGCTTTTGATCAGATGAAACTGGATTCTGCACTCGGTATTTATCGCGTAGGCTCCATCCTCAACAATGTGGGTCACACCATGGATCTGCCGACGTGGCACCGCCTTCTCAAGGAAATCCATGCTTACAAAACTCCGGCCGGTCGCCCCAAACTACCCGTATTGTACGGCGTCGATGCGATCCACGGCGCGAACTACACGGTAGGAGCTACGCTTTTCCCTCAGGAAATCGGTTTGGCTGCAACTTGGGATCCCCGTTTTGCTGCGCAATGCGGAATGGTGACGGCCTATGAGACCCGCGCTTCAGGCATTCCATGGAATTTTTCACCTGTCCTCGATCTTGGCCGGCAACCGCTTTGGTCTCGCATATTTGAAACATTTGGAGAAGATGTCTTTCTGGCAAAAGCCATGGCAACTGCGATTGTGAAGGGCTACCAAGGCGATTCGCTGGGTGCCGATTCTGAAAAAGTCGCGGCATGCCTCAAACATTTTGTCGGTTACTCGATGCCGCTTTCCGGCAAGGACCGCACACCAGCCTGGATCTCGGATCGGCAGCTCAAAGAGTACTTTTTACCCGTTTTTCAAGCTGGCATCGATGCCGGGGCACAGACGATCATGATCAATTCGGGCGAGATCAATGGCATTCCGGTTCACGCCAATTATGACCTCCTCACGACCACCTTGCGCGGCAAGATGGGCTTCAAAGGATTCACGGTCTCTGACTGGGAAGATGTGAAGATGCTTCACTCGGTACACCGGGTTGCCGCAACGGAGCGTGAGGCTGTGAAAATGGCGGTGATGGCAGGGATGGACATGAGCATGGTGCCGCTGCAATTTGATTTCGCGACGTACCTCGTCGATCTCGTGCGCAAGGGTGAGGTCCCCGAAAGCCGCCTCGATGAGGCTGTGCGACGTATTTTGACAGTGAAGTTCAAGCTGGGCCTTTTTGATGATCCGCTCCCGAATCTGGATGGATTTGGGAAATTTGCCTCCAAGGAATTTGCCGACATCGCCCTGAATGCTGCCCGCGAATCCGTGACCTTGCTCAAGAATGACAACGCCGTGCTACCGCTGTCCAAAACAAGCCGTGTGCTGGTTGCAGGTCCGGGCGCGCACTCACTCAATGCGCTCAATGGCGCATGGACGCATACATGGCAGGGCGAGGAGACGCGCTTCAACACTGCTGGAAAATCGACGGTATTTGAGGCCATGCGGACCATCGGGGGCCCGGCCAACGTCACCCTGCTCGATATGTCCTTTGCCGACAGCGCGGCACCGGCCATCGCCACAGCGGCAGCGCAAGCCGATGTCATCGTTTTGTGCATCGGCGAGAAGCCGAGTACCGAGAAGCCGGGTGACATCGTGTCGCTCGACTTGTCGCAGGCGCAGCAGGCATTGGTCCAAGAGGCTGCCCGCACTGGAAAACCGATTGTTTTGGTCTTGCTTGAAGGCAGGCCACGCATCATTTCTGCTATCGAACCGTTGGCCAAAGGCGTTGTGATGGCCTACCTGCCCGGAGATGAAGGTGGCCAAGCGATCGCGGAGGTCCTCTATGGGATCATCAATCCATCGGGAAAACTCCCGTACACATACCCGCGCTATACAGGCGACCTGATCCACGACGATTATAAGACTTCGGAGACGCGAGACCCACAATTCGGGAACAATGCGATCCGCCCACAGTATCGTTTTGGAGAAGGGATGAGCTATACCCAATTTGGATACAGTGAACTGCTGGTCAACAAGACGACTGTCGGCGCTTTGGATTCGGTCATGATCAGTGTGCAAGTCACCAATACCGGCAATCGGGCAGGTAAGGAGGTCGTGCAATTGTATGTGCGCGATGAGTATGCAAGCATCACGCCTTCTGCGAGGCGTTTGCGGGGATTCGACAAAGTGAGCCTGCAACCGGGTGAAAGCAAGCTTGTCCTATTCATGTTAGACAGGAAGGACTTGGCCTTTGTGGATCGGGACAATCGCTGGCGCGTCGAACCTGGGGACTTCACGGTGATGATCGGTCCCCTTAGCAAGCGCTTCCAAGCTGCCTGGGATTGGAATGAAGGAGAGAAGTAG
- a CDS encoding DUF853 family protein, whose translation MANKEEFVKKVQAGYTFKGESITLGASMLNNELLTDAMVSIPLKTLNRHGLIAGATGTGKTKTLQVLAENLSLLSIPVLMMDIKGDISGLAAAGTENPKIKERQDKIGLPWTPNGYPVELLTISKQDGLRMRATVSEFGPVLMGKILELNDVQGSVLSLIFKWCDDNCLPLLDLKDLKKVLQYITNEGKAEIEKEYGKVSTSTTGIILRKIVEMEQQGAELFFGEKSFEVEDLTRISDDGYGVINVLRLNDIQDRPKMFSTFMLCLLAEIYQTFPEEGDMDAPKLVIFIDEAHLIFEEASGALMDQIETMVKLIRSKGVGLFFCTQNPDDVPTAVLSQLGLKVQHALRAFTAKDRKGIKLAAENFPITEYYQVDELLTQMGIGEALVTALDEKGIPTPLVHTYLRAPQSRMDVLSDAEVREIVSSSKLVNKYNTEMDRESAYELLNEKLAEAEEAAEKAELQRKEAELKEKEDELRRKQEERESRTQRSQKSTFERVATSSVGTTIVREVTRGILGVLGLGGRSRSTSTRKRSKPGWW comes from the coding sequence ATGGCCAACAAGGAGGAATTTGTCAAAAAGGTTCAGGCGGGATACACCTTCAAGGGTGAATCGATCACGTTGGGTGCTTCCATGCTCAACAACGAGCTCCTGACCGATGCCATGGTGAGCATTCCGCTGAAAACGCTCAACCGGCATGGCTTGATTGCCGGCGCGACCGGAACCGGAAAAACCAAAACCCTCCAAGTCCTCGCCGAAAATCTCTCCTTGCTCAGCATTCCGGTCCTGATGATGGACATCAAAGGCGACATCAGCGGGTTGGCCGCGGCCGGAACTGAAAATCCAAAAATCAAGGAACGTCAAGACAAAATCGGTCTCCCATGGACACCCAACGGCTATCCTGTTGAACTTTTGACGATTTCCAAGCAGGATGGCTTACGCATGCGTGCGACGGTTTCTGAATTCGGGCCGGTGTTGATGGGCAAGATCTTGGAGCTGAATGATGTACAGGGGAGCGTGCTCTCCTTGATCTTCAAATGGTGCGACGACAATTGCCTGCCGTTGCTGGATCTCAAGGATCTGAAAAAGGTGCTGCAATACATCACCAACGAAGGCAAGGCGGAGATTGAAAAGGAATACGGCAAGGTCAGCACAAGCACGACCGGCATCATTCTGCGCAAAATCGTGGAAATGGAGCAACAGGGTGCAGAGTTGTTCTTCGGCGAAAAGTCATTCGAAGTGGAAGACTTGACCCGTATCAGCGACGATGGCTACGGCGTGATCAATGTCTTGAGGCTGAATGATATCCAAGACCGTCCGAAGATGTTTTCGACGTTTATGTTGTGTCTGTTGGCTGAGATTTACCAGACATTTCCGGAAGAAGGCGACATGGATGCGCCGAAATTGGTGATTTTCATCGACGAGGCCCACTTGATTTTTGAGGAGGCTTCGGGTGCGCTGATGGACCAAATCGAAACGATGGTCAAGCTCATCCGCTCCAAAGGCGTCGGGTTGTTTTTCTGCACACAAAATCCGGATGACGTGCCGACAGCGGTGCTTTCGCAATTGGGTCTGAAGGTGCAACATGCACTCCGCGCATTCACCGCCAAGGATAGAAAAGGCATCAAACTTGCCGCCGAGAACTTCCCGATTACAGAATATTACCAAGTCGACGAATTGCTCACCCAAATGGGCATCGGCGAAGCTTTGGTGACCGCCCTCGACGAAAAAGGCATTCCGACGCCCCTCGTGCATACCTACTTGCGCGCTCCGCAGTCACGCATGGACGTGCTTTCGGATGCAGAGGTGCGCGAGATCGTGAGCAGTTCCAAGCTCGTGAACAAATACAACACGGAAATGGACCGTGAAAGCGCCTACGAATTGCTCAACGAAAAGCTCGCCGAGGCAGAAGAAGCTGCTGAAAAAGCTGAATTGCAACGCAAGGAAGCCGAATTGAAAGAAAAGGAGGATGAACTTCGCCGCAAACAGGAGGAGCGCGAATCCCGTACGCAACGTTCGCAGAAAAGCACGTTTGAGCGTGTGGCAACGAGTTCGGTGGGGACGACCATCGTGCGCGAAGTCACGCGCGGCATCTTGGGTGTGCTTGGCTTGGGTGGCAGATCACGGTCGACATCGACGCGGAAACGCAGCAAGCCGGGTTGGTGGTGA
- the kdsB gene encoding 3-deoxy-manno-octulosonate cytidylyltransferase has protein sequence MKILGVIPARFASTRFPGKPLVEIAGKSMVQRVYEQACKARGLADVYVATDDASIFDHVTGFGGKVILTSNAHPSGTDRILEVAEKMPEFEAYINIQGDEPYIDPRQIDQVCDILRSRTGAFVGTLVKQLADLNELQNPNTIKVVFALDGQAIYFSRSPIPYMRDTTQEAEFLRERGYFKHIGIYGYSKEGLSRIRGMQRGMLEKAESLEQLRWMEHGMPIYVAETTLESQAVDTPEDLGKLAKLHS, from the coding sequence ATGAAAATTTTGGGAGTGATTCCAGCGCGGTTTGCTTCGACGCGCTTTCCGGGCAAGCCCTTGGTCGAGATCGCAGGCAAGTCAATGGTGCAGCGCGTCTATGAACAGGCTTGCAAAGCACGGGGTTTGGCCGACGTTTATGTTGCCACGGATGATGCAAGCATCTTCGACCATGTGACGGGATTTGGCGGCAAGGTCATTTTGACTTCGAATGCGCATCCGAGCGGCACGGACAGAATCTTGGAAGTCGCCGAGAAAATGCCTGAATTTGAAGCCTACATCAACATTCAAGGCGACGAACCCTATATCGATCCGCGACAAATCGACCAAGTCTGCGATATCTTGCGTAGCCGCACGGGCGCCTTTGTCGGGACGCTTGTGAAGCAATTGGCCGACTTGAACGAATTGCAAAATCCGAATACGATCAAGGTCGTTTTTGCATTGGACGGTCAAGCGATTTATTTCAGCCGGAGTCCGATCCCGTATATGCGCGACACGACGCAGGAGGCAGAATTCTTGCGCGAACGCGGTTATTTCAAGCATATTGGCATTTATGGCTATTCCAAAGAAGGGCTCTCGCGCATACGAGGGATGCAACGCGGGATGCTGGAAAAGGCCGAATCCTTAGAGCAATTGCGATGGATGGAACACGGCATGCCCATTTACGTCGCCGAAACAACTCTCGAATCGCAGGCGGTGGACACGCCCGAGGATTTGGGTAAGCTGGCTAAACTGCATTCTTGA
- a CDS encoding nodulation protein NfeD, which yields MNPYTKRFFIAFLGFFAFLNMLSAQQKVFVLTLKDEVHGPAARYFTRGFNAAAEAKADLVIIHLDTYGGRVDFADTIRARILDSKIPTAVFIDRNAGSAGALISIACDSIFMAPGASIGAATVVDGETGAAAIDKYQSYWRGVMRATAEVKGRDPKIAEKMVDQNLEIPGLSPAGQVITFTNQDAIANGYSEGTKANLKEVAAAFGLQDAQLIYYEGTKADKVIDFLNLPAVSSILLILLFAGIFLELKTAGMGKGGIIALMAAFLFFVPHYVNGLAESWEVAVFILGVILLALELFVLPGFGVAGVLGLILTLLGVTAAMLENNGTNLDYVTLPEILSTVASVLVFLSIAIILVLWAAKFLVSSKAAHPFVDQTTQDKNDGYTALPKDLLALVGLEADAITDLRPVGHIYIGGKQYDAEANEGYIGKGERVIIERVKSLSLIVKKITGA from the coding sequence ATGAACCCTTACACAAAACGTTTTTTCATCGCCTTTTTGGGCTTTTTTGCCTTCCTGAACATGCTTTCGGCACAACAAAAGGTCTTTGTGCTGACTTTGAAGGACGAAGTTCACGGTCCGGCAGCCCGCTATTTCACCAGAGGATTTAATGCCGCAGCAGAGGCCAAGGCCGATTTGGTCATCATTCACCTCGATACCTACGGCGGACGCGTGGATTTTGCAGACACCATTCGTGCCCGCATCCTCGACAGCAAGATTCCGACCGCAGTCTTCATCGATCGCAATGCCGGGTCGGCAGGCGCCTTGATTTCCATCGCCTGCGACTCGATTTTCATGGCTCCCGGAGCAAGCATCGGCGCGGCGACCGTCGTGGATGGTGAAACGGGCGCAGCCGCCATCGACAAATATCAGAGCTATTGGCGCGGCGTGATGCGCGCAACCGCCGAGGTGAAGGGCCGCGATCCCAAGATTGCCGAGAAAATGGTCGACCAAAACCTGGAAATTCCAGGCCTGAGCCCTGCCGGACAGGTGATTACGTTTACCAATCAAGATGCGATTGCCAACGGCTATTCCGAAGGAACAAAGGCGAATTTGAAAGAAGTTGCAGCTGCATTCGGTTTGCAGGATGCGCAGCTCATTTACTACGAAGGCACCAAAGCCGACAAAGTGATCGACTTTCTCAATCTCCCCGCGGTGAGTTCGATTTTGTTGATTTTGTTGTTTGCGGGCATTTTTCTGGAATTGAAAACTGCCGGGATGGGCAAAGGCGGGATCATTGCACTGATGGCCGCCTTCCTCTTTTTTGTGCCGCATTATGTGAATGGACTTGCTGAAAGCTGGGAAGTTGCGGTGTTCATTCTCGGTGTCATTCTCTTGGCCTTGGAGTTGTTTGTCTTGCCGGGATTTGGCGTCGCAGGTGTTTTAGGGCTGATTTTGACCTTGTTAGGGGTCACGGCTGCCATGCTGGAAAACAATGGAACGAATCTCGACTATGTCACCCTGCCTGAGATTTTGAGTACGGTGGCCTCCGTGCTGGTCTTTCTGAGCATCGCGATCATTCTCGTGCTTTGGGCCGCGAAATTCCTGGTTTCTTCCAAAGCGGCCCATCCGTTTGTCGACCAAACAACACAGGATAAAAATGATGGCTATACCGCGTTGCCCAAAGATCTTTTGGCCTTGGTAGGATTGGAGGCTGATGCGATCACGGACCTGCGCCCGGTAGGACACATATATATAGGTGGCAAACAATATGATGCCGAGGCCAACGAAGGTTACATCGGAAAAGGCGAGCGCGTGATTATCGAACGCGTGAAAAGCTTAAGTTTGATCGTGAAAAAAATCACGGGTGCATGA